In Cherax quadricarinatus isolate ZL_2023a chromosome 61, ASM3850222v1, whole genome shotgun sequence, a single window of DNA contains:
- the LOC128699380 gene encoding pro-resilin-like encodes MLVWLYKASAASDVIHSLSATDTTLRLKIMKVAVLVVVLVAGVTLALPTDPYGQPVYPSEPIPYNFGYGVKDEYAGTDFGHNEDSDGHTSKGSYNVALPDGRIQTVNYVADHQNGYQAQVSYKGQAQYPHEYGPPVTFKPQYQGSYQPQPSYL; translated from the exons ATGCTGGTTTGGCTATATAAGGCAAGTGCTGCATCAGACGTCATTCATTCACTGTCtgctacagacacaacactacGACTCAAAATCATGAAG GTggcagtattggtagtggtgttggtggcaggtgTGACGCTGGCCTTACCTACAGATCCTTACGGTCAACCAGTTTACCCATCG GAACCCATTCCCTACAACTTCGGCTACGGTGTTAAGGACGAGTACGCTGGTACTGATTTCGGCCACAACGAAGACTCCGACGGTCATACATCGAAGGGTTCATACAATGTTGCCCTCCCTGACGGCCGCATACAAACA GTAAACTATGTGGCTGACCATCAAAACGGGTATCAGGCTCAGGTGAGTTACAAAGGTCAGGCCCAGTACCCTCACGAGTACGGTCCCCCGGTCACCTTCAAGCCTCAGTATCAAGGGTCATACCAGCCTCAGCCTTCATACCTATAG